One stretch of Corynebacterium callunae DSM 20147 DNA includes these proteins:
- a CDS encoding WhiB family transcriptional regulator, which produces MEDSAGNTSAKNHGVQTRTALEMTLDDLFGAVEQEWQEQALCAQTDPEAFFPEKGGSTREAKRICQACPVQDECLEFALEHDERFGIWGGLSERERRRLKRNVS; this is translated from the coding sequence ATGGAAGATTCAGCAGGCAATACTTCTGCAAAAAACCACGGAGTTCAGACTCGCACCGCACTGGAAATGACTTTAGATGATCTGTTCGGCGCGGTAGAGCAAGAATGGCAGGAACAGGCGCTGTGTGCGCAGACCGATCCGGAGGCATTCTTCCCTGAAAAGGGTGGCTCCACGCGTGAAGCAAAGCGTATTTGCCAGGCGTGTCCAGTACAGGACGAATGCCTGGAATTTGCGTTGGAACATGATGAACGCTTTGGCATTTGGGGCGGACTATCAGAGCGTGAACGTCGCAGGCTTAAGCGCAATGTTTCCTAA
- a CDS encoding ABC transporter substrate-binding protein codes for MSTFSRKTGASLAATTLLAAIALAGCSSDSSSDSATSSATEGADSRGPITFAMGKNDTDKLVPVIERWNAAHPDEQVTLNELAGEADAQRETLVQSLQAGNADYDVMALDVIWTADFAANQWLAPLTGDLEVDTSGLLESTVESATYNDTLYALPQNTNGQLLFRNTEIIPEAPANWADLVASCDMAKTANVDCLTTQLKQYEGLAVNTIGFIEGWGGSVLDDSGAVTVDSAESKAGIQAMVDGFGDGTISQASLAATEEETNLAFTEGKTAYAINWPYMFTNAEEAAATAGKFEVQPLVGQDGVGVSTLGGYNNGININSEHKATARDFIEFIINEENQTSFADASFPPVLASIYDDEALVEKYPYLPALKQSLENAAPRPVSPFYPAISKAIQDNAYAALNGTADVDKATADMKAAIENASS; via the coding sequence ATGTCCACATTTTCCCGCAAGACCGGCGCCTCACTCGCTGCCACCACCCTGCTCGCAGCGATCGCTTTGGCCGGGTGTAGCTCCGATTCCAGCTCTGATTCCGCAACCTCCAGCGCCACCGAAGGCGCAGACAGCCGCGGCCCCATCACTTTTGCGATGGGTAAAAACGACACCGACAAACTGGTTCCGGTTATTGAACGCTGGAATGCAGCACACCCCGATGAGCAGGTAACTCTCAACGAACTTGCCGGCGAGGCCGACGCCCAGCGCGAAACCCTGGTGCAGTCCCTGCAGGCGGGCAATGCTGACTATGACGTCATGGCACTTGATGTCATCTGGACCGCCGACTTTGCAGCCAACCAGTGGCTCGCACCGCTGACCGGTGACTTGGAAGTAGACACCTCCGGTCTGCTGGAATCCACCGTGGAATCCGCTACCTACAATGACACCCTCTACGCGCTCCCACAGAACACCAATGGCCAGTTGCTTTTCCGCAACACCGAGATCATCCCGGAAGCTCCCGCAAACTGGGCTGACCTGGTTGCATCCTGTGACATGGCAAAGACCGCCAATGTTGACTGCCTCACCACCCAGCTCAAGCAGTACGAAGGCTTGGCCGTAAATACCATCGGATTTATCGAAGGCTGGGGCGGCAGCGTCCTTGATGATTCCGGCGCCGTCACCGTTGACAGTGCAGAATCCAAGGCTGGCATCCAGGCAATGGTTGATGGCTTCGGCGATGGCACCATCTCCCAGGCTTCCCTTGCAGCAACCGAAGAAGAAACCAACCTTGCCTTCACCGAAGGCAAGACCGCATATGCCATCAACTGGCCATATATGTTCACCAACGCTGAAGAAGCAGCAGCAACCGCCGGTAAATTTGAGGTCCAGCCCCTGGTTGGCCAAGACGGCGTAGGCGTTTCCACCCTCGGTGGTTACAACAACGGCATCAACATCAACTCTGAGCACAAGGCAACCGCCCGTGACTTCATCGAGTTCATCATCAACGAGGAAAACCAGACCTCCTTCGCTGATGCTTCCTTCCCGCCAGTTCTCGCGTCCATCTACGATGACGAGGCTTTGGTTGAGAAGTACCCATACCTGCCAGCACTCAAGCAGTCTTTGGAAAACGCAGCTCCACGCCCAGTTTCTCCTTTCTACCCTGCAATCTCCAAGGCAATCCAGGACAACGCTTATGCAGCGCTTAATGGCACCGCCGATGTAGATAAAGCGACCGCTGATATGAAGGCAGCCATCGAAAACGCCTCCAGCTAG
- a CDS encoding glycosyltransferase family 2 protein — protein sequence MITVTYSPGKYLDSFLDSLPDATDRDTLVIMADNGSVDGVPEQAAQEREGVEFLPTGGNLGYGTAVNVAARAIKARRDAGEIDAEYFILSNPDVVFDAGSIDELINCAQRHPKSGSIGPLIREADGSAYPSARAVPTLANGIGHALLGSVWKSNPWSAAYRDDHDMESERTVGWLSGSCLLIKWDAFDQIGGFDERYFMYMEDVDLGDRLSRAGFENIFCPQAQIVHAKGHVAGKNPEHMLPAHHESAYRFQADRLSAPWQAPIRLALRVGLKARAAVAVGVAKAKNRIAN from the coding sequence GTGATTACTGTGACGTATTCGCCAGGTAAGTACCTAGATTCCTTCCTGGATTCACTGCCTGATGCAACCGATCGCGACACTCTAGTGATCATGGCTGACAACGGATCCGTGGACGGCGTGCCCGAACAAGCTGCACAGGAACGCGAGGGCGTTGAGTTTCTGCCCACTGGTGGCAACCTTGGCTATGGCACCGCTGTTAACGTGGCTGCTCGTGCGATCAAAGCGCGCCGGGATGCTGGCGAGATTGATGCAGAATACTTCATTCTTTCCAACCCTGATGTGGTTTTTGATGCGGGCTCTATTGATGAACTCATCAATTGTGCGCAACGCCACCCCAAATCCGGCTCGATTGGTCCGCTGATCCGTGAAGCCGATGGCTCCGCCTATCCTTCCGCTCGTGCGGTGCCCACTTTGGCAAATGGAATTGGACACGCTTTGTTGGGCTCGGTGTGGAAATCCAATCCTTGGTCTGCGGCCTACCGTGATGATCACGATATGGAAAGCGAGCGCACCGTCGGCTGGCTCTCTGGCTCCTGCCTATTGATCAAGTGGGATGCTTTTGATCAGATCGGTGGATTTGATGAGCGCTACTTTATGTATATGGAAGATGTCGATCTTGGCGATCGATTGTCTCGAGCAGGATTTGAAAATATCTTCTGCCCTCAAGCTCAGATCGTGCACGCCAAGGGCCATGTTGCAGGCAAGAACCCAGAGCACATGCTGCCCGCACACCATGAAAGTGCCTACCGCTTCCAAGCCGATCGGCTTTCTGCACCGTGGCAGGCGCCGATCCGTTTGGCACTGCGTGTTGGTTTGAAAGCCCGTGCTGCGGTTGCAGTGGGTGTGGCTAAAGCCAAAAACCGAATCGCAAACTAG
- a CDS encoding phosphomannomutase/phosphoglucomutase, whose amino-acid sequence MRTRESITAVIKAYDVRGVVGVDIDADFIRETGAAFARLMHSEGETTVAVGHDMRDTSPELSRAFAEGVTSQGLDVVLLGLTSTDELYFASGTLECAGAMFTASHNPAEYNGIKLCRKGARPVGQDSGLATIIDDLEAGIPAFEGATGTITEKDLLQAYSDYLNELVDLKGIRPLKVAVDAANGMGGFTVPEVFKGLPLEIAPLYFELDGSFPNHEANPLEPANLVDLQKFTVETGSDIGLAFDGDADRCFVVDEKGQPVSPSAICAIVAQRYLQKLPGSTIIHNLITSKAVPEVIAENGGKAVRTRVGHSFIKAKMAETGAAFGGEHSAHYYFTEFFNADSGILAAMHVLAALGTQDKPLSEMMAEYNRYYASGELNSRLANAEAQKERTEAVLAAFADRTESVDTLDGVTVELKGTPAWFNVRASNTEPLLRLNVEGTSEQEVAELVEEILGVIRA is encoded by the coding sequence ATGCGTACCCGTGAATCAATAACTGCCGTTATCAAAGCTTATGATGTCCGTGGAGTAGTTGGCGTTGATATTGACGCTGACTTCATCCGCGAGACCGGTGCGGCATTTGCTCGCCTCATGCACAGCGAAGGTGAAACCACCGTGGCAGTAGGCCATGACATGCGCGATACCTCCCCTGAGCTCTCCCGTGCTTTCGCAGAGGGTGTTACCTCCCAGGGCCTTGATGTTGTGCTTTTGGGACTCACCTCCACCGATGAGCTCTACTTTGCTTCCGGCACCTTGGAATGCGCCGGTGCAATGTTCACCGCCTCCCACAACCCAGCTGAGTACAACGGCATCAAGCTGTGCCGCAAGGGTGCGCGCCCAGTTGGCCAGGACTCTGGTCTGGCTACCATCATTGATGATCTTGAAGCTGGAATCCCAGCATTTGAGGGTGCTACCGGCACCATTACGGAAAAAGATCTGCTGCAGGCATACTCCGATTACCTCAATGAGCTCGTTGACCTCAAGGGCATTCGTCCTCTTAAAGTTGCTGTGGATGCTGCCAACGGTATGGGTGGCTTCACTGTTCCTGAGGTTTTCAAGGGTCTGCCTTTGGAGATCGCACCTTTGTACTTTGAACTTGATGGTTCCTTCCCTAACCATGAGGCAAACCCACTAGAGCCAGCCAACTTGGTAGATCTGCAGAAGTTCACCGTGGAAACCGGTTCTGATATCGGACTAGCCTTCGACGGCGATGCTGACCGCTGCTTTGTGGTGGATGAAAAGGGCCAGCCTGTAAGCCCATCTGCAATTTGTGCCATTGTGGCGCAGCGCTACTTGCAGAAGCTGCCCGGCTCCACCATCATTCACAACCTGATTACCTCTAAGGCAGTGCCTGAGGTCATCGCGGAAAATGGTGGCAAGGCAGTACGTACCCGCGTGGGCCACTCCTTTATTAAGGCAAAGATGGCAGAAACCGGTGCGGCCTTTGGTGGCGAGCACTCTGCACACTATTACTTCACTGAGTTCTTTAACGCCGATTCCGGCATCTTGGCGGCAATGCACGTACTCGCAGCACTGGGCACCCAGGACAAGCCACTGAGCGAAATGATGGCGGAGTACAACCGCTACTACGCTTCCGGTGAGCTCAACTCCCGCTTGGCAAATGCGGAGGCTCAAAAAGAACGCACCGAGGCAGTGCTTGCAGCTTTTGCTGATCGCACCGAATCGGTTGACACCCTCGATGGTGTCACCGTAGAGCTCAAGGGCACCCCTGCCTGGTTTAACGTGCGTGCTTCCAACACCGAGCCTTTGCTGCGCCTCAACGTTGAGGGCACCTCTGAGCAAGAGGTGGCAGAGCTGGTTGAGGAGATCTTGGGCGTAATCCGCGCTTAA
- a CDS encoding DUF3499 domain-containing protein, with translation MSQFRRCSRPGCGKPAVATLTYAYSESTAVVGPLAPAAEPHSWDLCEHHAARITAPLGWEMLRVNDISMDDDEDLTALAQAVREAGRNASGLISSEDEVGGNHPVNRSARVAEQRVHRKGHLYVVPDQEDLSE, from the coding sequence GTGAGTCAGTTTCGTCGTTGTTCCCGCCCCGGTTGTGGCAAGCCCGCCGTTGCCACCCTCACCTATGCCTACTCGGAGTCCACTGCGGTGGTCGGCCCCTTGGCCCCTGCTGCAGAACCCCATAGCTGGGACCTCTGCGAGCACCATGCTGCGCGCATTACTGCGCCACTTGGTTGGGAGATGCTGCGGGTCAATGACATCAGCATGGATGATGATGAAGATCTCACTGCCTTGGCACAGGCAGTGCGTGAAGCCGGCCGAAATGCCAGTGGTTTGATCTCCTCCGAAGATGAAGTGGGTGGAAACCACCCAGTCAATCGTTCGGCTCGGGTAGCGGAACAGCGGGTGCACCGAAAGGGTCACCTCTACGTTGTCCCTGATCAAGAGGATCTTTCAGAGTAA
- a CDS encoding metallopeptidase family protein yields MHTRTFRNRHGRGLRGPLLPSEVRRYASRRKVFDRAVLEAYAPLYGAYQRELSNLDIAVDTVPRMRLSADMSILPDEITADGPVPLGRVIPPAIDSKGNPTRARIVIFRMPIEQRTTNASERLDLLTHVLTSLVANYLNIDPRDIDPGFQDL; encoded by the coding sequence ATGCACACCAGAACTTTTCGAAATAGGCACGGTCGCGGGTTGCGCGGACCACTATTGCCCAGTGAAGTTCGCCGTTATGCTTCTCGTCGAAAAGTTTTTGACCGCGCCGTCCTTGAGGCCTATGCCCCACTTTATGGTGCCTACCAGCGCGAGCTCAGCAATTTAGATATCGCGGTAGACACCGTGCCGCGCATGCGTCTTAGCGCCGATATGTCGATTCTGCCCGATGAGATCACCGCCGATGGCCCCGTCCCTTTGGGACGAGTGATTCCCCCTGCCATCGATTCCAAAGGCAATCCCACTCGTGCGCGCATCGTAATTTTCCGGATGCCGATCGAGCAACGCACCACCAATGCCAGTGAGCGCCTGGATTTGCTTACCCATGTGCTGACCTCTTTGGTGGCCAACTATCTCAATATTGATCCCCGCGATATTGATCCTGGATTCCAAGACCTTTAA
- a CDS encoding mannose-1-phosphate guanylyltransferase, whose amino-acid sequence MTSSENSVNVDAVILVGGKGTRLRPLTVNTPKPMLPTAGYPFLSHLLARIQAAGIKHVVLGTSFKAEVFEAYFGDGSEMGLEIEYVVEDKPLGTGGGIRNVYEKLRHDTAIVFNGDVLSGADLGQILETHRTKEADLTMHLVRVENPRAFGCVPTDADGRVNAFLEKTEDPPTDQINAGCYVFNKQLIADIPAGRVVSVERETFPQLLAEGKRVFGHVDTSYWRDMGTPDDFVRGSADLVRGIAYSPLLEGKTGEALIDASAGVRDGVILVGGTVVGRGTEIGAGCRLDNTVVFDGVTIEPGASIENSIISSGARIGANARVSGCVIGEGAHVGARCELNAGMRVFPGVVIPDGGIRFSSDQ is encoded by the coding sequence ATGACATCCTCCGAAAACAGCGTGAATGTTGATGCCGTCATCCTGGTAGGTGGCAAGGGCACTCGTTTGCGTCCGCTGACTGTCAACACTCCAAAGCCAATGTTGCCAACTGCTGGCTATCCTTTCCTCTCTCATCTTTTGGCGCGCATCCAGGCAGCCGGCATCAAGCATGTGGTGTTGGGTACCTCTTTTAAGGCTGAGGTTTTTGAGGCGTATTTCGGCGATGGTTCCGAGATGGGCTTGGAAATTGAATATGTAGTGGAGGATAAGCCACTGGGTACCGGTGGTGGTATCCGCAATGTCTATGAAAAGCTGCGCCACGATACCGCCATCGTCTTTAATGGCGATGTGCTTTCCGGTGCTGACCTCGGCCAGATCCTGGAGACCCACCGCACCAAAGAGGCCGATCTGACCATGCACCTGGTGCGCGTAGAAAATCCGCGCGCCTTCGGTTGTGTGCCAACCGACGCAGATGGCCGAGTAAACGCTTTCTTGGAAAAGACCGAGGATCCACCAACCGACCAGATCAATGCTGGTTGTTATGTTTTTAATAAGCAATTGATTGCTGATATTCCAGCGGGCCGTGTGGTCTCCGTAGAGCGCGAGACTTTCCCACAGTTGCTCGCCGAGGGCAAGCGCGTCTTTGGCCACGTGGATACTTCCTACTGGCGCGATATGGGAACCCCGGATGATTTTGTCCGCGGCTCCGCCGACCTCGTGCGCGGCATCGCATATTCCCCCTTGCTTGAGGGCAAGACCGGAGAGGCGCTTATCGACGCCTCCGCTGGTGTGCGTGACGGTGTGATTTTGGTGGGCGGCACCGTAGTTGGCCGCGGTACTGAAATTGGAGCGGGCTGCCGCCTCGATAACACTGTGGTCTTTGATGGCGTGACCATCGAGCCGGGTGCTTCAATTGAAAACTCCATCATTTCCTCCGGTGCACGGATCGGTGCCAATGCTCGAGTATCTGGCTGTGTCATCGGCGAGGGTGCTCATGTTGGTGCTCGTTGTGAGCTCAATGCCGGAATGCGTGTTTTCCCAGGAGTTGTTATTCCTGATGGAGGCATCCGCTTTTCCTCTGATCAATAA
- a CDS encoding ABC transporter ATP-binding protein, whose amino-acid sequence MATVTFDKVTIRYPGAERATVHELDLDIADGEFLVLVGPSGCGKSTTLRALAGLEDVESGSIKIDGKDVTSQEPADRDIAMVFQNYALYPHMSVAKNMGFALKLAKTPQAEIDKKVKEAAEILGLTEFLDRKPKDLSGGQRQRVAMGRALVRNPKVFLMDEPLSNLDAKLRVQTRAEVAALQRRLGTTTVYVTHDQVEAMTMGDRVAVLKDGLLQQVAPPRELYDAPINSFVAGFIGSPAMNLFPAEGATLGVRPEHMMIATDTLPAGFTTIDVVVDIVEELGSESYVYATWQGNRLVSRWPEGPVPSPGTPLKFAYDPATAHRFDPVSGERLN is encoded by the coding sequence ATGGCAACGGTCACATTTGACAAGGTTACAATCCGCTACCCCGGCGCGGAGCGCGCCACTGTCCATGAACTGGACCTAGACATCGCCGATGGCGAGTTTTTGGTATTGGTGGGACCCTCCGGTTGTGGTAAATCCACCACTTTGCGCGCGCTCGCTGGCCTGGAGGATGTGGAATCGGGCAGCATTAAAATTGATGGCAAGGATGTCACCTCGCAAGAACCTGCAGATCGAGACATCGCCATGGTTTTTCAAAATTATGCGCTTTATCCTCATATGTCGGTGGCTAAGAATATGGGCTTTGCCCTGAAATTGGCCAAAACTCCCCAAGCTGAGATCGATAAGAAGGTCAAAGAAGCTGCAGAGATCCTGGGTTTGACTGAGTTTTTGGATCGTAAACCGAAGGATCTGTCCGGCGGTCAGCGCCAGCGTGTGGCCATGGGTCGCGCGCTGGTTCGTAATCCCAAGGTCTTTCTTATGGATGAACCCCTATCCAACCTTGATGCCAAATTGCGTGTGCAAACCCGCGCTGAGGTGGCAGCGCTACAGCGCCGCCTGGGCACCACCACCGTGTATGTCACCCACGACCAGGTAGAAGCCATGACCATGGGCGACCGGGTTGCGGTTTTGAAGGACGGGTTACTGCAGCAGGTCGCACCACCTAGGGAGCTTTACGACGCCCCCATCAACTCATTTGTTGCCGGATTTATAGGTTCCCCTGCTATGAACCTCTTCCCTGCAGAGGGCGCCACTTTAGGTGTACGACCAGAACATATGATGATTGCCACCGACACCCTGCCCGCCGGATTTACCACCATTGATGTGGTGGTGGACATTGTGGAAGAACTCGGCTCAGAATCCTATGTTTATGCCACCTGGCAGGGCAATCGCCTGGTTTCCCGCTGGCCTGAGGGGCCGGTTCCATCCCCTGGCACTCCGCTGAAATTTGCCTACGACCCCGCTACCGCACACCGTTTCGATCCGGTGAGCGGGGAACGCTTAAATTAG
- the lcpA gene encoding arabinogalactan--peptidoglycan ligase LcpA produces MTEKYRPVRDIQAAPVAVQSTKQAGHPALRSIIAFLSVLVLLVSGLGYFAVGKVGDVANAGNLSLGGGSGVKDGEAADGATDILLVGSDSRSDAQGNALSDDELAMLRAGDEENDNTDTIMVIRVPNDGSSATAVSIPRDTYIHDEEYGNMKINGVYGAYKDARITELTEEGASADAEMETRAKESGREGLINAVSDLTGVTVDHYAEIGLLGFVLLTDAVGGVEVCLNNAVDEPLSGANFPAGRQTLGGSDALSYVRQRHDLPRGDLDRIVRQQSYMASLVNQVLSSGTLTNPSKLNALADAVMRSVIIDDGWDVMGFATQLQNLAGGNVSFSTIPVTSIDGVGDYGESVVTVDVKQVHTFFEDALGTEEPAPEENAGQNTEESAAPAEDTAKADTEVHVLNSSYTEGLASGIAAFLEEQGYTIAETGNATEGVYYESQVLAAEADNAQAMAISEALGGLPIAVNSSLDDNTVIVVSAGDYAGPTAVANAAEETTAVGQPGADVGEPIESPEFDAGGDGPRCVN; encoded by the coding sequence GTGACCGAAAAGTACCGCCCCGTCCGGGATATTCAAGCAGCACCGGTGGCTGTTCAATCCACCAAACAAGCAGGCCACCCCGCACTAAGAAGCATCATTGCCTTCCTCTCTGTGCTGGTGTTGCTGGTTTCTGGGCTCGGTTATTTTGCCGTCGGCAAGGTTGGCGATGTCGCTAACGCCGGCAACCTTTCCCTCGGCGGCGGTTCCGGCGTCAAAGATGGTGAGGCTGCTGATGGCGCTACCGATATTTTGCTGGTTGGTTCAGATTCCCGTTCTGATGCGCAGGGCAATGCTCTGTCTGATGATGAACTTGCCATGCTGCGCGCTGGTGATGAGGAAAATGACAACACTGACACCATCATGGTGATCCGTGTTCCCAACGATGGTTCTTCTGCCACTGCCGTTTCCATTCCCCGTGATACCTATATTCACGATGAGGAATACGGCAACATGAAGATCAACGGTGTGTATGGCGCTTATAAAGATGCCCGCATTACGGAGTTGACTGAGGAAGGCGCAAGCGCAGACGCGGAGATGGAAACCCGTGCTAAGGAATCCGGCCGCGAAGGCCTTATTAATGCTGTTTCTGATCTGACCGGCGTCACCGTTGACCACTACGCAGAAATTGGTCTGCTGGGATTTGTGCTGCTGACCGATGCTGTCGGCGGCGTGGAGGTGTGTTTGAACAACGCGGTTGATGAGCCTCTCTCCGGCGCTAACTTCCCTGCTGGTCGCCAGACCTTAGGTGGCTCCGATGCGCTTTCTTATGTGCGTCAGCGTCACGATCTCCCCCGCGGCGACCTTGACCGCATTGTGCGCCAGCAGTCTTATATGGCTTCTTTGGTTAACCAGGTTCTTTCTTCTGGCACTTTGACCAATCCTTCCAAGCTCAACGCGCTTGCTGATGCTGTCATGCGTTCGGTCATTATCGATGATGGCTGGGATGTCATGGGCTTTGCCACCCAGCTGCAAAACCTCGCAGGCGGCAACGTTTCCTTCAGCACCATTCCAGTGACCTCTATTGATGGCGTGGGCGACTATGGCGAGTCTGTGGTCACTGTTGATGTGAAGCAGGTGCACACTTTCTTTGAGGATGCGCTCGGCACTGAGGAGCCCGCTCCAGAGGAGAACGCGGGGCAAAACACCGAGGAATCAGCCGCTCCGGCAGAAGACACTGCCAAGGCCGATACTGAAGTTCACGTTCTGAACTCCTCTTATACCGAGGGCCTGGCCAGCGGGATTGCAGCTTTCTTGGAGGAGCAGGGTTACACCATCGCTGAAACTGGCAACGCTACCGAGGGCGTCTACTACGAATCCCAGGTGCTTGCCGCAGAGGCAGACAATGCCCAGGCAATGGCTATTTCTGAAGCTCTCGGCGGACTGCCGATTGCAGTGAATTCTTCCCTCGATGACAACACCGTCATCGTCGTCTCTGCTGGCGATTACGCAGGCCCAACCGCTGTTGCCAACGCTGCCGAAGAAACCACCGCTGTGGGCCAGCCCGGCGCGGATGTCGGCGAGCCGATTGAAAGCCCCGAGTTCGATGCTGGTGGCGACGGTCCCCGTTGTGTTAACTAA
- a CDS encoding TIGR03089 family protein encodes MELLSHLLALDPASPRFTVYNESTGARLDFSAITLDNWASKVGNMLLEELDLEEGSLITIDLPVSWQAAMIMLGALATGVEVSFDDPEADAIFTSLDRFSQYEGHSDVLIVSEDPFGRGVVESGGELPNGAIDFGPTVRFYGDQFFHPTRALPELISSELPAGSRVLSTGWKDRAEFDTQVLEPLAVGGSVVIVAGLTTAERLEQIATNEKVSMRL; translated from the coding sequence ATGGAACTTCTCTCCCACTTGCTTGCTCTTGATCCTGCCTCCCCTCGTTTTACTGTTTATAACGAGTCCACGGGTGCGCGTTTGGATTTCTCCGCCATCACACTTGATAACTGGGCGTCCAAGGTTGGCAATATGCTCCTTGAGGAATTGGATCTGGAAGAAGGATCGCTCATCACCATTGATTTGCCGGTGAGCTGGCAGGCCGCAATGATTATGCTCGGCGCTTTAGCAACTGGCGTTGAGGTCTCTTTTGATGATCCCGAAGCAGATGCCATCTTTACCTCCCTTGATAGATTTTCCCAGTATGAGGGCCATAGTGATGTGCTGATTGTCAGCGAGGATCCTTTTGGTCGTGGCGTTGTTGAAAGTGGCGGTGAATTGCCTAATGGCGCCATCGATTTTGGCCCCACAGTGCGTTTTTATGGCGATCAATTCTTCCATCCCACGCGCGCATTGCCGGAACTGATTAGCTCTGAGTTGCCCGCCGGTTCCCGCGTTTTGTCCACCGGTTGGAAGGATCGTGCAGAATTTGATACCCAGGTTTTAGAGCCTCTAGCCGTTGGTGGTTCGGTAGTAATTGTTGCAGGTCTGACCACCGCTGAGCGCCTGGAGCAGATTGCTACCAATGAAAAAGTGAGCATGCGTCTCTAG
- the manA gene encoding mannose-6-phosphate isomerase, class I codes for MELLDGSLRAYPWGSRTLIAELKGEDAPAARPEAEIWFGAHPGSPSTVNGVALDRVIAENPEAALGARVAEKFAGELPFLLKILAADAPLSLQAHPSLEQAREGFARENAAGINVDAPDRNYRDPNHKPELIVALTDFNAMAGFRPLARTLAIFDVLACEELNRYRSMLTVSNEAESLRALFTTWITIPVSKRHELINALMSAAQIYCDSADADPELVAILRNVMDLNDRYPGDVGVLGALLLNYYQLKPGEALYLDAGNLHAYVSGLGVEIMANSDNVLRGGLTSKYVDVPELVRVLNFNSLADASVVPEPKGDEIHYEVPIDEFQLDRLDVAGAARADHDGPMIVLCTAGHATLQCGDNTVELTPGTAAWVPASDPEVAVSAESAELFLARV; via the coding sequence ATGGAGCTATTGGACGGCTCGCTACGTGCCTACCCCTGGGGCTCACGCACCCTTATTGCGGAGCTCAAGGGTGAAGATGCCCCGGCAGCCCGCCCCGAAGCAGAAATTTGGTTCGGCGCGCACCCCGGCTCACCTTCAACCGTTAATGGTGTTGCCCTGGATCGCGTGATTGCAGAAAATCCCGAGGCTGCCCTCGGTGCTCGCGTGGCAGAAAAATTCGCCGGGGAATTGCCATTCCTGCTTAAGATCTTGGCAGCCGATGCACCACTTTCTTTGCAGGCACATCCTTCTTTGGAACAAGCCCGCGAAGGTTTTGCGCGTGAGAACGCTGCTGGCATTAACGTAGATGCGCCCGATCGCAATTACCGCGATCCAAACCACAAGCCAGAGCTCATCGTTGCGCTCACGGACTTTAATGCCATGGCAGGTTTCCGTCCTTTGGCTCGTACCTTGGCCATTTTTGATGTTTTGGCCTGCGAGGAACTTAACCGTTATCGCAGTATGCTCACGGTTTCTAATGAAGCAGAATCGCTGCGTGCGCTTTTTACCACGTGGATTACCATCCCAGTATCCAAGCGCCATGAGCTAATTAATGCTTTGATGAGCGCTGCTCAAATTTATTGCGATTCAGCCGATGCGGATCCAGAACTCGTGGCAATTTTGCGCAATGTCATGGATTTGAATGATCGTTACCCGGGCGATGTGGGAGTTTTGGGCGCGCTTTTGCTCAACTACTACCAGCTCAAGCCAGGCGAAGCCCTCTATTTGGACGCCGGAAACCTGCACGCTTATGTCAGCGGCCTTGGCGTTGAAATCATGGCCAACTCCGATAACGTACTGCGCGGCGGTTTGACCTCCAAGTACGTTGATGTGCCTGAATTGGTGCGTGTGTTGAACTTCAATTCTTTGGCGGATGCATCTGTTGTCCCTGAGCCAAAGGGCGATGAAATCCACTATGAAGTGCCAATTGATGAGTTCCAGCTCGATCGCCTTGATGTAGCCGGTGCTGCTCGCGCGGATCATGATGGCCCCATGATTGTGCTGTGCACCGCAGGTCACGCAACCTTACAATGCGGGGATAACACAGTAGAGCTAACTCCAGGTACCGCGGCTTGGGTCCCAGCTTCTGACCCCGAGGTGGCAGTATCCGCTGAGAGCGCCGAGCTTTTCCTCGCCCGCGTATAA